One genomic window of Ziziphus jujuba cultivar Dongzao chromosome 4, ASM3175591v1 includes the following:
- the LOC112491390 gene encoding receptor-like protein 33 yields the protein MISNANQSKHELSRSMADCKKLEILDVCNNSIKDTFPFCPETLLVSKILILCFNKFNGAIRDPCHQNESRAIFPKLHIVDLTQNSFSGCLFYDYFQKWGAMKVFGEHDHYGFVKITITNKGTAREHWEIQKSLNLLDLSNNRFEGEIPVLIENLKGLNSLHLSNNLLVGHIPSSLKDLSKLEALDLSCNNVRTCPGSFSGTLDKP from the coding sequence ATGATATCAAATGCAAACCAGTCTAAACATGAGTTGTCAAGATCAATGGCAGACTGTAAAAAGCTTGAGATTCTTGATGTGTGTAACAATTCGATCAAAGATACATTTCCATTTTGTCCGGAAACTCTTCTTGTATCGAAGAttcttattttatgttttaataaatttaatggtGCTATAAGGGATCCTTGTCATCAAAACGAAAGCAGAGCAATATTCCCAAAGTTGCACATCGTTGATCTCACTCAAAACTCTTTCTCTGGATGTCTGTTTTATGACTACTTCCAAAAATGGGGTGCCATGAAAGTTTTTGGAGAGCATGACCATTatggttttgttaaaattacaataacaaataaaggcACAGCCAGAGAACATTGGGAGATCCAAAAATCATTGAATTTGTTAGATCTCTCAAACAACAGGTTTGAAGGAGAGATTCCAGTGTTGATAGAAAATCTAAAAGGTCTTAATTCACTCCACCTTTCCAACAATTTACTTGTAGGTCACATCCCATCGTCTCTTAAGGACCTTTCTAAGCTAGAAGCGTTGGACCTTTCATGTAAcaatgtcaggacctgtccaggATCCTTttctggaaccctagacaagccctga